In one Ochotona princeps isolate mOchPri1 chromosome 16, mOchPri1.hap1, whole genome shotgun sequence genomic region, the following are encoded:
- the SLC8A2 gene encoding sodium/calcium exchanger 2 — translation MALLALVGVALLLEAPLCWGAATPTPSLPPPPTNDSDTSSGGCEGSNRCQPGVLLPVWEPDDPSLGDKAARAVVYFVAMVYMFLGVSIIADRFMASIEVITSKEKEITITKANGETSVGTVRIWNETVSNLTLMALGSSAPEILLSVIEVCGHNFQAGELGPGTIVGSAAFNMFVVIAVCIYVIPAGESRKIKHLRVFFVTASWSIFAYVWLYLILAVFSPGVVQVWEALLTLIFFPVCVVFAWMADKRLLFYKYVYKRYRTDPRSGIIIGAEGDPPKSIELDGTFVGAEASGELGSLGAGPAEARELDASRREVIQILKDLKQKHPDKELEQLVGIANYYALLHQQKSRAFYRIQATRLMTGAGNVLRRHAADASRRAAPAEGPGEDEDDGASRIFFEPSVYHCLENCGSVLLSVACQGGEGNSTFYVDYRTEDGSAKAGSDYEYSEGTLVFKPGETQKELRIGIIDDDIFEEDEHFFVRLLNLRVGDAQGMFEPDGGGRPKGRLVAPLLATVTILDDDHAGIFSFQDRLLHVSECMGTVDVRVVRSSGARGTVRLPYRTVDGTARGGGVHYEDACGELEFGDDETMKTLQVKIVDDEEYEKKDNFFIELGQPQWLKRGISALLLSQGDGDRKLTAEEEEARRIAEMGKPVLGENCRLEVIIEESYDFKNTVDKLIKKTNLALVIGTHSWREQFLEAVTVSAGDEEEEEDGSREERLPSCFDYVMHFLTVFWKVLFACVPPTEYCHGWACFGVCILVIGLLTALIGDLASHFGCTVGLKDSVNAVVFVALGTSIPDTFASKVAALQDQCADASIGNVTGSNAVNVFLGLGVAWSVAAVYWAVQGRPFEVRTGTLAFSVTLFTVFAFVGIAVLLYRRRPHIGGELGGPRGPKLATTALFLGLWFLYILFASLEAYCHIRGF, via the exons ATGGCTCTCCTGGCCTTGGTGGGGGTCGCACTCCTCCTGGAGGCCCCTCTATGCTGGGGGGCAGCCAcgcccaccccctccctgccgcCTCCCCCCACCAATGACAGCGACACCAGCTCCGGGGGCTGTGAGGGTTCCAACCGCTGCCAGCCGGGGgtcctgctgcccgtgtgggagCCCGACGACCCGTCGCTGGGCGACAAGGCAGCCCGGGCGGTGGTGTACTTTGTGGCCATGGTCTATATGTTCCTGGGCGTGTCCATCATCGCCGACCGCTTCATGGCGTCCATCGAGGTGATCACCTCGAAGGAGAAGGAGATCACTATCACCAAGGCCAATGGCGAGACGAGCGTGGGCACCGTCCGCATCTGGAACGAGACCGTGTCCAACCTGACGCTCATGGCCCTGGGCTCCTCGGCGCCTGAGATCCTGCTGTCCGTCATTGAGGTGTGTGGCCACAACTTCCAGGCGGGcgagctggggcccggcaccatcgTGGGCAGTGCCGCCTTCAATATGTTCGTGGTCATCGCTGTGTGCATCTATGTCATTCCGGCCGGCGAGAGCCGCAAGATCAAGCACCTGCGTGTCTTCTTCGTCACCGCCTCTTGGAGCATCTTCGCCTACGTCTGGCTGTACCTCATCCTCGCCGTCTTCTCTCCGGGCGTGGTCCAG GTGTGGGAGGCGTTGCTGACCCTCATCTTCTTCCCGGTGTGCGTGGTGTTCGCCTGGATGGCGGACAAGCGGCTGCTCTTCTACAAGTACGTGTACAAGCGCTACCGCACCGACCCGCGCAGCGGCATCATCATCGGAGCCGAGGGCGACCCGCCCAAGAGCATCGAGCTGGACGGCACATTCGTGGGTGCCGAGGCGTCGGGCGAGCTGGGGAGCCTGGGCGCGGGCCCGGCCGAGGCGCGGGAGCTGGACGCGAGCCGCCGCGAGGTCATTCAGATCCTCAAAGACCTCAAGCAGAAGCACCCGgacaaggagctggagcagctggtggGCATCGCCAACTACTACGCGCTGCTGCACCAGCAGAAGAGCCGCGCCTTCTACCGCATCCAGGCCACGCGGTTGATGACCGGCGCGGGCAACGTGCTGCGGCGCCACGCGGCTGACGCGTCGCGCAGGGCGGCACCGGCCGAGGGCCCCGGTGAGGACGAGGACGACGGCGCCAGCCGCATCTTCTTCGAGCCCAGCGTCTACCACTGCCTGGAGAACTGTGGCTCCGTGCTGCTGTCGGTGGCCTGCCAAGGCGGTGAGGGCAACAGCACCTTCTACGTCGACTACCGCACCGAGGACGGCTCGGCCAAGGCCGGGTCCGACTACGAGTACAG CGAGGGCACGCTGGTGTTCAAGCCGGGCGAGACGCAGAAGGAGCTGCGCATCGGCATCATAGACGACGACATCTTCGAGGAGGACGAGCACTTCTTCGTGCGGCTGCTGAACCTGCGCGTGGGCGACGCGCAGGGCATGTTCGAGCCCGACGGCGGCGGGCGGCCCAAGGGACGGCTGGTGGCGCCGCTGCTGGCCACGGTCACCATCCTGGACGACGACCACGCGGGCATCTTCTCCTTCCAGGACCGCCTGCTGCACGTGAGCGAGTGCATGGGCACCGTGGACGTGCGCGTCGTGCGCAGCTCGGGCGCCCGTGGCACCGTGCGCCTGCCCTACCGCACGGTGGACGGCACGGCCCGGGGCGGCGGTGTCCACTACGAGGACGCTTGCGGGGAGCTCGAGTTCGGAGACGACGAGACCAT gaAAACACTGCAGGTGAAGATCGTGGATGACGAGGAGTATGAGAAAAAAGACAATTTCTTCATTGAGCTGGGCCAGCCACAGTGGCTTAAGAGAGGGATTTCAG ctctgctgctcagTCAAG GGGACGGGGACAGGAAGCTAACGGCCGAGGAGGAAGAGGCACGGAGGATTGCGGAGATGGGCAAGCCCGTGCTCGGCGAGAACTGCCGGCTGGAGGTCATCATCGAAGAGTCTTATGACTTCAAG AACACAGTGGATAAACTCATCAAGAAGACAAATTTGGCCTTGGTGATTGGCACCCATTCGTGGAGGGAGCAGTTTCTAGAGGCCGTGACCGTGAGCGCAG GGGacgaagaagaggaggaggacggGTCCCGGGAGGAGCGGCTGCCTTCATGCTTCGACTACGTGATGCACTTCCTGACGGTCTTCTGGAAGGTACTGTTCGCCTGCGTGCCGCCCACCGAGTACTGCCATGGCTGGGCCTGCTTCGGCGTCTGCATCCTGGTCATCGGGCTGCTCACCGCGCTCATCGGCGACCTGGCCTCGCACTTTGGCTGCACCGTGGGCCTCAAGGACTCGGTCAATGCCGTCGTCTTTGTGGCCCTGGGCACCTCCATCCCGG ACACGTTCGCCAGCAAGGTGGCAGCGCTGCAGGACCAGTGCGCGGACGCGTCCATCGGCAACGTGACGGGCTCCAACGCCGTGAACGTGTTCCTGGGCCTGGGCGTGGCCTGGTCGGTGGCCGCTGTGTACTGGGCGGTGCAGGGCCGGCCGTTCGAGGTGCGCACCGGCACGCTGGCCTTCTCCGTCACGCTCTTCACCGTCTTCGCCTTCGTGGGCATTGCCGTGTTGCTCTACCGGCGCCGGCCGCACATCGGTGGCGAGCTGGGCGGCCCGCGTGGGCCCAAGCTGGCCACCACCGCGCTCTTCCTGGGCCTCTGGTTCCTGTACATCCTATTCGCCAGCCTGGAGGCTTACTGCCATATCCGGGGCTTCTAG
- the KPTN gene encoding KICSTOR complex protein kaptin isoform X1, which translates to MGEAVVAAGPCPLREDSFTRFSSQSNVYGLAGGAGGRGELLAATLKGKVLGFRYQDLRQKIRPVAKELQFNYIPVDAEIVSIDTFNKSPPKRGLVVGITFIKDSGDKGSPFLNIYCDYEPGSEYNLDSIAQSCLNLELHFTPFQLCHAEVQVGDQLETVFLLSGNDPAIHLYKENEGLHQFEEQPVENLFPELTDLTSSVLWLDVRNLPGTSRRLSALGCQSGYVRVAHVDQQSRVVLQAWTVLQDGPVSRVILFSLSPRPDEPGERPQQEEHSVLVASMLEPAVVYRDLLRQGLEDQLLLPGSDRFDSILCGLVTDVDLDGQPEVLVATYGQELLCYKHQGPESGLPEAEQGFHLLWQRSFSSPLLAMAHVDLTGDGLRELAVVSLKGVHILQHSLIQASELVLARLRRRVEERRRRGFQGSEDRLGPGPAERPAS; encoded by the exons ATGGGCGAAGCGGTCGTGGCCGCGGGGCCCTGCCCACTGCGCGAGGACAGCTTCACGCGCTTCTCGTCGCAGAGCAATGTGTACGGGCTGGCAGGCGGCGCCGGGGGCCGCGGGGAGCTGCTGGCCGCCACCCTTAAAGGCAAAGTGCTCGGCTTCCGCTACCAAGACCTCCGACAGAAAATCCGGCCGGTGGCCAAGGAGCTGCAGTTCAACTACATCCCCG TGGATGCTGAGATCGTCTCCATCGACACCTTCAACAAGTCACCCCCAAAGAGGGGCCTGGTGGTGGGCATAACCTTCATCAAG GATTCAGGCGACAAGGGCAGCCCCTTCCTTAACATCTACTGCGACTACGAGCCGGGCTCTGAGTACAACCTCGACTCCATCGCCC AGAGCTGTCTGAACCTGGAGCTGCACTTCACTCCCTTCCAGCTGTGCCACGCCGA GGTTCAAGTCGGGGATCAGCTGGAGACTGTGTTTCTCTTAAGTGGGAATGACCCCGCCATTCATCTGTACAAGGAG AATGAGGGGCTGCACCAGTTTGAGGAGCAGCCTGTGGAGAACCTCTTCCCGGAGCTCACCGACCTGACGAGCAG CGTCCTGTGGCTGGATGTACGCAACCTGCCCGGCACCTCGCGACGCCTCTCGGCCCTCGGCTGTCAGAGCGGCTACGTCCGCGTGGCCCACGTGGACCAGCAGAGCCGAG TGGTCCTGCAGGCGTGGACAGTGCTGCAGGACGGCCCGGTGTCCCGAGTGATCCTGTTCAGCCTCTCGCCGCGCCCTGATG aGCCCGGGGAGCGGCCGCAGCAGGAGGAGCACAGCGTGTTGGTGGCCAGCATGCTGGAGCCAGCCGTGGTGTACCG GGACCTGCTCCGGCAGGGTCTCGAGGACCAGCTGCTCCTGCCAGGCAGTGACCGGTTTGACAGCATCCTTTGCGGCCTGGTCACCGACGTGGACTTGGACGGACAGCCTGAAGTCCTGGTGGCCACCTACGGACAG GAGCTGCTCTGTTACAAGCACCAGGGCCCCGAGTCGGGGCTCCCCGAGGCTGAGCAGGGCTTCCACCTGCTGTGGCAACGGAGTttctccagccccctgctggccaTGGCGCACGTGGACCTGACAGGAGACGGGCTGCGGGAGCTGGCTGTGGTCTCCCTGAAGGGGGTGCACATCCTGCAG CACAGCCTGATCCAGGCCTCGGAGCTGGTCCTTGCACGACTGCGGCGTCGAGTGGAGGAGCGGAGGAGACGTGGGTTTCAAGGCTCGGAGGACaggctgggcccagggcctgctgaGCGCCCAGCCTCCTGA
- the KPTN gene encoding KICSTOR complex protein kaptin isoform X2 — translation MGEAVVAAGPCPLREDSFTRFSSQSNVYGLAGGAGGRGELLAATLKGKVLGFRYQDLRQKIRPVAKELQFNYIPVDAEIVSIDTFNKSPPKRGLVVGITFIKDSGDKGSPFLNIYCDYEPGSEYNLDSIAQSCLNLELHFTPFQLCHAEVQVGDQLETVFLLSGNDPAIHLYKENEGLHQFEEQPVENLFPELTDLTSSVLWLDVRNLPGTSRRLSALGCQSGYVRVAHVDQQSRVVLQAWTVLQDGPVSRVILFSLSPRPDEPGERPQQEEHSVLVASMLEPAVVYRDLLRQGLEDQLLLPGSDRFDSILCGLVTDVDLDGQPEVLVATYGQELLCYKHQGPESGLPEAEQGFHLLWQRSFSSPLLAMAHVDLTGDGLRELAVVSLKGVHILQPDPGLGAGPCTTAASSGGAEETWVSRLGGQAGPRAC, via the exons ATGGGCGAAGCGGTCGTGGCCGCGGGGCCCTGCCCACTGCGCGAGGACAGCTTCACGCGCTTCTCGTCGCAGAGCAATGTGTACGGGCTGGCAGGCGGCGCCGGGGGCCGCGGGGAGCTGCTGGCCGCCACCCTTAAAGGCAAAGTGCTCGGCTTCCGCTACCAAGACCTCCGACAGAAAATCCGGCCGGTGGCCAAGGAGCTGCAGTTCAACTACATCCCCG TGGATGCTGAGATCGTCTCCATCGACACCTTCAACAAGTCACCCCCAAAGAGGGGCCTGGTGGTGGGCATAACCTTCATCAAG GATTCAGGCGACAAGGGCAGCCCCTTCCTTAACATCTACTGCGACTACGAGCCGGGCTCTGAGTACAACCTCGACTCCATCGCCC AGAGCTGTCTGAACCTGGAGCTGCACTTCACTCCCTTCCAGCTGTGCCACGCCGA GGTTCAAGTCGGGGATCAGCTGGAGACTGTGTTTCTCTTAAGTGGGAATGACCCCGCCATTCATCTGTACAAGGAG AATGAGGGGCTGCACCAGTTTGAGGAGCAGCCTGTGGAGAACCTCTTCCCGGAGCTCACCGACCTGACGAGCAG CGTCCTGTGGCTGGATGTACGCAACCTGCCCGGCACCTCGCGACGCCTCTCGGCCCTCGGCTGTCAGAGCGGCTACGTCCGCGTGGCCCACGTGGACCAGCAGAGCCGAG TGGTCCTGCAGGCGTGGACAGTGCTGCAGGACGGCCCGGTGTCCCGAGTGATCCTGTTCAGCCTCTCGCCGCGCCCTGATG aGCCCGGGGAGCGGCCGCAGCAGGAGGAGCACAGCGTGTTGGTGGCCAGCATGCTGGAGCCAGCCGTGGTGTACCG GGACCTGCTCCGGCAGGGTCTCGAGGACCAGCTGCTCCTGCCAGGCAGTGACCGGTTTGACAGCATCCTTTGCGGCCTGGTCACCGACGTGGACTTGGACGGACAGCCTGAAGTCCTGGTGGCCACCTACGGACAG GAGCTGCTCTGTTACAAGCACCAGGGCCCCGAGTCGGGGCTCCCCGAGGCTGAGCAGGGCTTCCACCTGCTGTGGCAACGGAGTttctccagccccctgctggccaTGGCGCACGTGGACCTGACAGGAGACGGGCTGCGGGAGCTGGCTGTGGTCTCCCTGAAGGGGGTGCACATCCTGCAG CCTGATCCAGGCCTCGGAGCTGGTCCTTGCACGACTGCGGCGTCGAGTGGAGGAGCGGAGGAGACGTGGGTTTCAAGGCTCGGAGGACaggctgggcccagggcctgctga
- the NAPA gene encoding alpha-soluble NSF attachment protein isoform X2, with protein sequence MTQPPALWTLATPSKKPTPKGRFTIAAKHHISIAEIYETELVDIEKAIAHYEQSADYYKGEESNSSANKCLLKVAGYAAQLEQYQKAIDIYEQVGTSAMDSPLLKYSAKDYFFKAAVCHFCIDMLNAKLAVQKYEELFPAFSDSRECKLIKKLLDAHEEQNVDSYTEAVKEYDSISRLDQWLTTMLLRVKKTIQGDEEDLR encoded by the exons ATGACGCAGCCACCTGCTTTGTGGACGCTGGCAACGCCTTCAAAAAAGCCGACCCCCAAG GGCCGGTTCACGATCGCAGCCAAGCACCACATCTCCATTGCTGAGATCTACGAGACCGAGCTGGTGGACATTGAGAAG GCCATCGCCCACTATGAGCAGTCTGCAGACTACTACAAGGGCGAGGAGTCCAACAG CTCTGCCAACAAGTGTCTGCTGAAGGTGGCTGGCTACGCAGCGCAGCTGGAGCAGTATCAGAAAGCCATCGACATCTATGAGCAG GTGGGGACCAGTGCCATGGACAGCCCCCTCTTGAAGTACAGCGCCAAGGACTACTTCTTCAAGGCAGCTGTGTGCCACTTCTGCATCGACATGCTCAACGCCAAG CTGGCTGTCCAGAAGTACGAGGAGCTGTTCCCAGCTTTCTCAGATTCCCGGGAGTGCAAGTTGATAAAG AAGTTGTTGGACGCCCACGAGGAGCAGAACGTGGACAGCTACACGGAGGCA GTGAAGGAGTATGACAGTATCTCGCGGCTGGACCAGTGGCTGACCACCATGCTGCTCCGCGTCAAGAAAACCATCCAGGGTGACGAGGAGGACCTCCGCTAA